Part of the Salmo trutta chromosome 2, fSalTru1.1, whole genome shotgun sequence genome, AAAACCTTAGTTAATCTTTGCTTGCCTAGCTAAGATTGTAGACAATGACTGACACCATCGATAATTTAGCTTCGCCGTCTTTGGCGCCATTTCTATTGATTTTCTATTGTCAATAGAAAGGGCGCCAAAGACGGCGAAGCTAAATAATCGACGGTGTCAGTCATTAGGGCACATTTACACCTCATTAACACTATTTCTGGCAATAAAGCACTCAATCTAACCAAAGTTCAAGTTTTTTCAACGAATGGCCGTTCGTGCAGTTATTAACTGCAAAAAGGCAACGTTACCTTGTTAAAATTAGCATGCTAACTTGGTTTGCCAACTTTCCAATTCAAatgaacgttagctaacgttagcttgctaaggAGAAAGGTAGACGGgtgtaaacaaatgaacattacCTTTTAATACTGCGGTTGATATATGGTCCATGCCTGGATATGTGTCATCCATTCCATCTTCATTCATGGTGTTGTTAGATGACTCAAAGATTTGGACCGTATTTTACTTTTTAGTTTTTTAGGCCTCCCTTATTTAGCTAGATAATGTGATGAACGTACGTCAGTTAAGCAATATCACACGAGAGGGAGTGCTGAATATCAGCACGGCTGTGATTCGGTCGTAGGTACGAGGCCGCAGGCCAAAGATATTAATATTGCAGTATAACAGCACGACCTCGAGTGTgatattgcttttataaaacaGTTCTACAAGCGCAATTTCATAGTTAACAGTAATAAGCGACAACAGATtatgatttgtttatttatttcatcatttATTTGGCTCCGGCAACACATAGTTCCCcaactggtctgggactggactGTTGCCAAGCAACACATATACATTTTCCTCCACACTAGCTTGCTACTGCTactttgtgtaggtctacacgTTACCGTCCTCTCCTGACGACCATTCATCATTtaactcaaatgttatttgtggAAATATGTTCATATTTGCGGTGCGAAGTTTGTTACAATTTAAGATAGAGAACGATTGTTAATGTAATTAACGGTTATTAGAACACCTGTAAAGCGGAGTGATACATGTATAGTTAAAAGTCCCAGTGGTGTTGTTCTCTACTCCAATAAATTACTTGGTTTTATTATAAATACTGAACATCATTTTCACTTCTTTCCGCCCTTTTCATCGAAAGCAGTGGGaacgttttacttgcgtttagtaACGTTCAAGATGCTTTGACGGTGCGTTATCTGCTGCGTTTTTATTACTTTTTCATTAAAACTGTTATTGAGCCATATCAATAGATTTCACAGTGGCAGCCCTGATTTCTGGCTGCTCTGTGGTATTGACGGATGCTCTGAGGAATATAGTGTACAATTCCTTCCATCATGTAAAGAGAAACCACCTTCAACACCTACTTGATTGCACCCGACCAGATGAACAGCCATCGGAGGAAAGCCAAGCACCACCGGAACaagtaagtagctagctagcattttttttgttctctggatttaaaaaaataatttaatgaaCAGACGATACACGGACCAAAATCATACTGTCCATTAGGCTATTCGATCATTGTAGCCATAATGACTCTTATGGCTAAAGCTGGGTTGATGTGAAAATAATCGATGATAAATAGGAACAAAACACTTAAATAGCACTATTGGTGACActaaatacaatttcaaataaTCATCTGTTTCTTTGATGTGTGGTTCACAGGACAACATTCAACCCGATAGTCTTCTAGCTAACTCCAGCATCACTGATCAGCAACTCCATCCATCTGACTCAGATGATGGGCAAAGGGTCATTGACCAACATGGAGCTGTTACAGTGCAACAAGTAAGTTACTCGGTTGGTGGCAATCTACTGAAATTTACCATATTTTTTTAAGTACTTAGATTTACTAATAGCATTCATAGTCAGTCTTCACAACCACTTCTCCTGTCACAAACATTATACTTGTCATGAACTTGTAATGTCCAGCCTCAGGATACTACATTCAATGTCAACATTTCTTTTAGAATCTGATAACACATGCCACTGCTTTTGTGATAAATACCAGAGCCAAGCATCATCTCTCACAGGTAAGATGCTTTTTCTGAACAGAGCATTTGGTTTGTTACATTATGCAGAGCATTTTGTAGTGGTTCAGTGATGGTTGAGTTCATTCTCAGTGCTAGGTTGTCCACCTTACTATTGTTGATCCCTTATGTCCTTATGTTAATGAATATGTCCATAAGAAAATGTGAATATCATAGGTATACATGATGGTGTGTTCCAACCTCCATGATTGATGACATCCccacctctctcactgtctcattTTCAGAAAGGTGTGAATGATATTGTTGCTGGGGTACAGCAGTATCAATCATCACTATTGGACAACCTCAGGAAGCAGATGGAGGCAGTGCTAAAGAAGCATTCAGGAAGCACATCAGGTCAACTTGAAAAAGATGCAATGGATATATTTGACAATTTCATTGACCCTTTTGCTGGCGTTGCAACACATTTAGACAGGACAGTGTTATTAAGAAGCTGTTTGGATGCAGAGGAAATTCCAATTGCTGGAACCATATGCAGGATGAAATGTGGAGGATCAAAAGACATTTTCATCAAAGAcaaattattttattatgtaccaTTAGTCAAAAGTCTAGAGCAGTTCTTATCACACCCAACGATTTTGTCTATGGTTGAAAAGGGACCCCAGATGTGCAGGGCAAGTTTTTTTCATGACATTGTTGATGGTACTCTTCTAAAATCACATCCCTTATTTTCAGAGAAACCAAATGCATTGCAGATTGTTCTGTACACGGATGAAATAGAGATCTGTAATCCACTAGGATCCTTTGCATCAAAAAACAAGTTGTTAATGGTGTACTACACCCTAGGAAATATAAATCCAAAATACAGTTCTAAACTGGCTGCTATCAGGCTACTTGCCATGGCTAGATCAGCAGACCTCCGTCAATCTGGTGTAGATGTAATATTGAATAGAATCATGGAAGACATGGATGCATTCATTGTACAGTGGGCTTAAAATGCTAACTATTAACGGCGAGAAAACAATATATGgtgccatggtctctctctctggagacacCCTGGCACAACATGAACTAGCAGGGTTCAGAGGGTGTGGGCTTTGCCTACAGTAAGTGCAGACACTGAGTGTTCTTTTGAGGACATGCAGTCACACTTCAATGAGGATGCATATACTGAAAggacattggagaagcatgtcagacagtgtgatgaaataGAAAAGGCACAGACTGACTTGCTTCGCAACAGCCTGAGAACAACATATGGGATCAATAGAAGGAGCAAGTTAGTTGAATTCTCAGCCTTTGATATCATACAACAAACTCCGCAAGACATTATGCATGTAATTCTGGAGGGCATAGCCCCAATGTATTTTGAATCATCTTGTTGTGTCAGGACAGATTGATCTGGACTCAGTGAATTCTGCTATTCTTGGTTTCCCTTATTCCCCTCTAGATGTTAGCGATCGGCCATCCCCAATTTCTGTTAGTACATTAACGTCAAGTGATGGAAAACTAAAACAGTCATCTGGGCAAATGCTTGTCCTGCTAAGGatattgccatttgttttggagagttTGGAAGTCAATGCATATATACGACTGACAATTGAGCTAATAGAGATTGTACAGATAGTATttgcacctgttctttccattgtGACTGTGTCTAGGTTGAAGTTACTCATTGTAAATCATTTGAAGCATTGGAAGGAGCTTTTTCCAGACCGCAATGTTACACCTAAACAGCTTTATATGATACATTTGCCATCACAGATAAAGTCATTGGGTCCAATGGTTAGACATATGTGTATGCAGTTCGAGTCTAAACATTGTTCCTTTAAACAAATGGGCTTCCAAgctcaatttaaaaaatatttgcaAGTCTTTGATCAATCAGAACCAAATATATGAAAGCTGCCAAAATGTTGACAGTTCAATGCACCCAGTTTTTTCAAATGAAAGGGAGATGGGACCTGTATCAGAGGTTAAAGATCTACAATAGTTACGTGGGAAATTGAGGGACTTCCTAGGTTTCAATGAAGTAAACCATGCTGTATCACTCAAATGGCTTGTAATCAattcaaataaaatacataactCAGAAGTCCATGATCTTTGCCAAAGTACTGAATGGTAATATGCAGAATTTGGACTAGTGAAAAACATATTTCTTGTTGATTCTAGGCTATATTGTTTGGAATATCAACCATTTCAAACTATACACTTTGATAGAAACATCATGGCTTATCAAGTTGAGGTCCCACACTTTGCACAGGCTACTGAGTTAGTGGATGCTGAAAAGCTGGTTGATTTTACCTCAATATTACACAATTAGCAACAAGAGCCAAACTTATGTACAAGTTAAATACCATCTTGGGGAAGTAATAGAATTGTACAACAGTTCAAATGACTCGGTGTGTTCCCCAGACATGAAAAGTGTACTGTCTTTGTTCTGTACTGTATTTTGTCTACATGATTGCTGTGCTGTGTGTAAGATTAACAATAAAACAGTGAATTCCATTTGGTCATTATCTGTTCTTAATATGTGAAGAGATGAAAAGGATAAGATGCTTGAAATAAGAAATTCAGACTTTGACAAATCAGTTTTGTACTTGTCAGTGTTGATCAAACAGCTTTATAGTTCTAGTTTCGAGCATTAAGTTACTCAGAACCAGTAACACAATCTCAGTAACAAATTATATTATCTTAAGATAATTAAGGACAAAAAAGCTTGAAACAAGTGAAATGTTCCAACATAAAAACTGGCTGACAAGAAATATATTGTCAGGCAAAAAACAAGCATATAGCCTTGATTTAAGATATTTAATTTCACTTAGATTTACATTTTTGCAGTGTATAAGGAGACAAACAACAAACAATTTTTAATGAGCTGTAACAACAAACAATTTTTAATGAGCTGTGAAAAAAAGAGTGAACTATTTTCCAATGCTCATTAGACTGGCCCAAGCCAACCCCAGTGAATAGGCCATGTTGTATATGGTACATTCCACTCTCTTCTTGCGTGTGTAGGAGCTACCACTGTATTGTTCAGGGGGCCTGCACTTCTTCTGGGACAACAAGTTTGACCATGCCATGGTGGCCTTCCTGGACTGTGTGCAGCAgttcaaggaggaggtggagaagggagaCACGGGATTCTGCCTgtcctacaggtcagtcaactagTCCAGCAGACATCATCGAATTATAATTGTAATCATCTATGGATTATGCCGAGAGACCaaggattaagctgtcaaaagctgaccaacttCAGTTAACTGTGTAAATTTggtatcatttacattttagtcatttagcagacgctcttatccagagcgacttacagtagtgaatgcatacatttcatacattttttctcctactggtcccccgtgggaatcgaacccacaaccctggtgttgcaaacaccattttTCCAAATCATAAAAAAATCACTCCTTTTCATATTCAGATTTCAGAAATACGTTCCCTTGTTtcttaaaattgtatttattcTACTTTCCTGCACTAGTAACACATCTAACAGAATGATTCAGATGAGtatttggatttgattttattGAGGTGTTTATACAGGTGTTTCTGTAGATTTGAGGAACTGCTGAACACTGTTGGTTTAGACGTTTCTGGATACAATACTGCCTCCTAGTAGTACTGCCTCTTATTGGAACCCTCACAGATTCCAAGGTAGAAGTCCTCATTTGAGCAGCAGGTGGTTTATCagtcactgtatgtctgtctgttcaatacaaaatacaaaagagCGACAGACTCAGGTCCCTTGGTGCATCACACCACGGATCGCTTCACGTAGCCAGCCAGTACAGTGCCTTTGAGACGGTGCTTGGTGGAGTCATAGACCCCTCGTCTAGAGCTCTTGGAGGAGAGCTTGGCACAGATCTCGCTGTGTTTCTCCAGGCGACTAGGATCAAAGCACCGGCCGCAGTGCTCACACTGCTTCAGCTTGGAGTTGGCTGCACTCATCCCAAATCGACGTTTCAACACCACCTGAATGAATGGATGTTATCAGATGGGCCAAATAATGGGCAGCTTGGCAACAAAGATAAGATATACAATATTTACAAACCGgatgaggctggtgggaggagctcattgtaatgggctcattgtaatggttggaaTAGAACAAAAGGAACGGTATCACACACATcaatcacatggaaaccacgtttgattcCGATCAATtaatttcattccagccattacaacgatcCTATCCTCGTATaactcctcccatcagcctcctctgatacaaacgcacgtgatcaccaacactacactagatcagcagttagcatggctttggaatgtcaagctactttacctgtctgtcctcctttttctcttccaTGTTCAAACCCTTCTTGACTTCCTTTGGCTTGCTCACAGTGTATCTTGTGGCTGTCTGCTTTGGCTTACTTGCCACACTGCTttcttctccatttctcctcacctctttaatcctttcttcctcttcttcctcttcttcgttaTCTCTTATCATCTCCCATAGGTCAGAATCCACCTTCATCAGGCAGATCTCCTGGATGAACTTCTCCACCTTTTTTCTCAACCGCACTTTTGCGTTTTTCTCCTCCAAAGCCTGAGCATCCATCTTGGCCCCACTCTTAATCAGTTTCAGTTCTTGGGTGACACTGATCAGCTTGGCCTTCATATATGCCATcacctgctcagcctctgagttAAAGACGTCCCATACCATCTCATCGGGGCATGGCGGTAGATCCTGTACAGTTAGGGTCTGAGTCTTGAACTGAACGTGTTTCTTCACAACCTGCCTTCTGTACTTTGAAGCAGCAGGACGAGGGCTGCCCTCTGGTCTGACGGGCTGGAATGGCTTCTTCTTGGCATCATTGATTGGCACAGTGACTCTGGCTCTAATGGGAGGCAGTGGCATCTTGGCGACCATATTGGCTCCATGGACTGCCTTCAATGGCTTGGCACTATGGAGGTAGATGTCTTTCACCACGTAGGTTTGATCCCTCTTGGTACGGATGGGTTGCAGTGGCTTCCGAATTGGAGGAACAGTAGCCTTCCCTGACTGCTGAGATGTTGGAGCTACATGCAGTCCTTGACTCTTCCCATTGCAGATGGACTTCTTCTTCTGcagtactgggattctggaggGAGGATGTGGTTTCTTTTCCATAGCCTTCAAACTGGCAAGTCGCTGCAGAGCACCCTTTCTTTCTTCAGTCAACTCCAGTACTGGTATTCTGGAGGTATTTAAACTGTTTTGTTTGAGCGCTGGAAGCTTCTCATTGGCCTTGGGTTGAGATGGCATGGCAGGCTGAATGGAGTTGCTACTGGCAGCTCCAAGGTTCCCTGTTAAAGCATTATCTTCCTGTAGCGGCTGCAAGAATCTCCTCATCATCAAGGAGATTGACAGTGGCCTTCTAACCTCGTTCTGCAACTAAGTTTTCGTCTAGTAGCACTTTCTATATTTACAGTGatctactgtgttaactatatctCAGGAGGAATCTGCTTGATTGTCTTGGATACTAGTGTTCTATTTTCAGCAGTCAGACACCAGAATGTTCAAACAGAACATTTGGAATTTATTGATCAGTTGTGACATCATAATTGGTTCACAAATAATGAGATTTCTAGAATCTCAGACACTTATGTGGATGTGATGTCATAATATACCATAATATACAGCCCAAAATGGTGAATGTGACCTACCTGTGTTGAACTGCTTGCCCTCATCTCATATTTAAACATGCCACTTTTCTTTGAGGTGAAACATATTACTGAACTCtctgaattgtcaatttaaagacatTTTGACTATTTATTTATtactaaatttagctaacatAGTTAATTCagagattatttttatttcacctttatttaaccaggtaggcaagttgagaacaagttctcatttacaactgggacctggccgagataaagcaaagcagttcgacacatataacaacatagAGGTGAAACATATTACTGAACTCtctgaattgtcaatttaaagacattttgccaatttattcattgCTAAATTTAGCTAACGTAGTTAattcagagattcttacctttgcctcggcagtctcgtccagatcaccatggcatttgtagttctttgatagccacattagcagctaattagcagtTCATTTTTGGGGGTTAAATACAGGCGactaagtcaccttgtcctacagATATTTCCATGGTTATTAAAACATCACACAAgagtaagcctacatgaaacacatcccttaatttaagtgtttctaaaattctcTATGGGGAGAATTGAATGTTGGAAAAAGGGTTGGAACCAGTGATTATTCCTTGTTTAACCGctatgttttatgggtattatgactcatactgtggtactccaTTGTACTTACACAAATAATTGgagttggtcagcttttgacagcttaatccttTGTCTCTGCATGATCATTTGCCTCCAACTAGTCACTAGCATGAGAAATCTGCAGTTGATTTTGTCTTAGCGTACTAGCCTTAGATAAAAATAAATTGGGTGTTAGCAGCTGTAGATGTTGCACCAGTTTCTTTCATACCCCTCAAGAAATAAACACTTGGGGGTTTGAGTTTTAATGCACCTTTTTCTGTTATGGGTCAGGATGGATGTCGAGAAGGGCAAGATTGAGGACACAGGAGGCAGCGGCGGCTCCTACTCCATCAAGACCCAGTTCAACTCAGAGGAGCAGTGGACCAAGGCACTCAAGTTCATGTTGGCCAACCTCAAGTGGGGCCTGGCGTGGGTGTCGTCTCAGTTTTACAACAgatagaggaggaagatgaggactCACCCTGGGTGTGCACCTTGACAATGCTCTCCTTGCATCCCTATGATGTTTTGAGAGGGTGGGAAGAAGACTGGAGGAAGGACTTTTGAGATTCACCACTGGTGTGAGTTCCAATCCAATAAGTCTTGTTTCCTTGTTTGATTTCTATATTGACCATTTGAAAGGACAAGATTAAAAACGGTTAAATTATACACATTGAAGTCCACCTAGACTCGTATGTGTTATGAAGGGAGATATCTGAGACTTTTGGAGCACATTCCAGGATTGAGTCCTAATAGTAGCTAAGTGGATTCTAAACATAAATGGCAAGACTTCCCAATGGTTATCTAGCAaagatcaacaatcaatttgacagagcttgaagatttttttttttataataatgggcaaatatcatacaatcgaggtgtacaaaactctgagaggcttacccagaaagactcacagctgtaattgctgccaaaggggattataacatgtattgacttagaggtgtgaatacttatgtaaattagatattgtatattttattttcaataaatgtgcaaaaatgtcaaaaaaacatgttttcacattatcattatggggtcttatgtgtagatgggtgagaaaaaaatatatttaatccattttgaattcaggctgtaacacaacaaaatgtgaattgagtcaagtggtatgactacattctgaaggcactgtatctgcacatatctgacatagcacaacattatcagggacactttgggcttgtgaaggctatattcagaactactggcaaaaaacaaaacaacagtacagaagaatcatttgttaacacaatttttttctccgaaaaatctattttatcaatTAAATAATGGTTCTTATTCATTTACAACacaacagtacaacaacaaatcaaaatacccaaaaatgactttaaacatacattttaaatgcaatatatttttattactattctaaagtaattatattcaattaaaaacagaaaaaaataagtcttcaaaggtggcagtctccatgtgatctcatttggtgattcaatatctgctgcttttattcaacgtcacttggtttaagaagtagtcctcgatcttaatcgacacaaacctcagtgagtccggaatgtgtgtagcagggcttctcggttgcctcgtagttggatgcctcagtattgtgagatacaacttcggctagcttggtgtcgaatgggttcaatgccacctggatggcaggctcagagtcaggcacaagaaagttctctgggatgctaggcagaggtggctcacactctctcaggctgacGGCACTCTTTCCGGGTCTCTTTACCGTTTCAGATTTGTCCATGGTGGAGATTGACTCCTTTGACTTGTGCAACTCTTTTGCCGACATGTCAGAAATGTGGGCACACTGTGGTGTGGATGATGCCTGTTTCAAACCAAAGTGTGAAGATATGCTCTCCCGAACTCTGGACACCAGTGTCTGTGGTTCATCGGTGGCTGGTTGTCTTTTCTTCAGCCTGGCAGCGGCCATAGCATCAGATCTCCTTCTAGCCTCCTTGGAGATTCTCACAGCATCATAGAGAACCACTATTACGATGAAGCCATAGAAAAAGAGCCCCAAAATCAGGTTCACCTTCACAAGTGGCTCGGAGTAAGAAGGGTCGGTCAATATGTTGACTCTGGGTTTGATCTTCAGGGTGCTCTTCTGAGCTTTTGGAGCTGAAGCctgaacattttctttgaagacgtcatcgtcaccatgtaatgctgtttgcttgtaagccagtagataaggaataagtttctccacaatcttctgggggactttagctttacctgtgaaagtatcatctttcaccctctcaagttgttccagcatctggtccacttgcaccattttggtcagttttgcaacattggggatgtcctgaacagggtggtccttcactggcatcaaaggcttgtgctctggaacagaaatcaggggctccacaagctccgaggggtacttggcaattttggaggaatatccttttgtcaactggcccacattacctggagaagaatcgtctttcacccgtaaactctcaagttgttccagcaatgtcttaaaattggtctcttttgtagcgtcagggttgttccgaacagagtggtcctt contains:
- the LOC115163317 gene encoding uncharacterized protein LOC115163317; amino-acid sequence: MRRFLQPLQEDNALTGNLGAASSNSIQPAMPSQPKANEKLPALKQNSLNTSRIPVLELTEERKGALQRLASLKAMEKKPHPPSRIPVLQKKKSICNGKSQGLHVAPTSQQSGKATVPPIRKPLQPIRTKRDQTYVVKDIYLHSAKPLKAVHGANMVAKMPLPPIRARVTVPINDAKKKPFQPVRPEGSPRPAASKYRRQVVKKHVQFKTQTLTVQDLPPCPDEMVWDVFNSEAEQVMAYMKAKLISVTQELKLIKSGAKMDAQALEEKNAKVRLRKKVEKFIQEICLMKVDSDLWEMIRDNEEEEEEEERIKEVRRNGEESSVASKPKQTATRYTVSKPKEVKKGLNMEEKKEDRQVVLKRRFGMSAANSKLKQCEHCGRCFDPSRLEKHSEICAKLSSKSSRRGVYDSTKHRLKGTVLAGYVKRSVV